Within the Gloeobacter kilaueensis JS1 genome, the region CTCGGGGCCGACGGCGTCGCCGTGGGCTCCGCCATCGTCCAGCTGCTTGCCGAAACCCCGGCCCCGGAACGGCTTGCGAAACTCACAGCCTTCTGCCAGCAACTCAAGCAGGGCAGTCAAACCAATGTGACAAAATAATAAGTAATTGAGAAAAGTGGCGACAGAAAAAAGCAATGCCGTGTATTCTCGGCAGCAGAGGGAAACACGACAGAGCTCAGTCGGGATGTGTGTCCGATATCCAGGGGGGAACTGAGCTCTTTTTTTCTGCGTTTTCCCACCGCCAATTGGATGTACTACTGAGCGAGGACAAAGCGCACCAGGGTGCGCACGCCAAAGCCGGTGCCACCCCGGTTGAGGTAGCCGCGCTGCTTTTCAGTCCAGACCGGACCGGCGATGTCGAGGTGGACCCAGGGGGTCTTCTCGACGAACTGCTTGAGAAAGAGGGCAGCGGTGATCGTGCCACCGTCCCGTGAGCCGGTGTTGCGCATGTCGGCCACCACCGACTTCATGTTCTCGAAGTAGGTGTCCTCCATCGGCAGGGGCCAGAATTTTTCGCCGCTCGCCTCACCGGCGGCGCGCACCTGGGAGGCGAGTTCGTCGTTCGGCGACAACAGACCGGCGATGTCGTTGCCCAGGGCGACGACGCAGGCACCGGTGAGGGTGGCCAGATCGACGATCGCATCGACCCCCAGCTTCTCAGCAAAGACCAGAGCGTCGGCCAGGGTGAGGCGGCCCTCGGCGTCGGTGTTATCGACCTCGATCGTCTTGCCGTTAGAGGCGGTGAGGATGTCTCCGGGGTGGATGGCGTGGCCGGAGACCATGTTCTCGGTGGCAGCGACGATAAAATGCACTTCGACATTCGGTTTGAGCTGGGCGAGGGCGCGGGCTGCACCGAGGGCTGCCGCTGCGCCGCCCATGTCGATCTTCATCAGTTCCATGCCCTTGGCGGGCTTGATCGACAGACCGCCGGAATCAAAAGTCAGGCCCTTGCCGATAATCGCAAGCCGCTTGCGGGGGGTACCCTCGGCAGGTTTGTAGGTGAGGTGGATAAATTTGGGCGGCATGTCCGATCCTTGCGCCACCCCGAGGTAAGCGCCCATCCCCAGCCGCTCGCAGTCTTCTTTTTCGAGAATTTCGCTTGTGAGGCCGCCGGCGTCGGCGATCGCCTGGGCCTGCTCCGCCAGGTAGGTAGGCGTCACGTAATTGGCCGGAGCGGAGACCAGTTCGCGGGCAAAGATCGTGCCCTCGGCGAGGATGTTGCCCTTGCGGATCGCCGCCTCGAAGTCGGCTTCGCCGCCGACAATCAAGCTCACTTTCGCAAGTTTATTTTCGCTGCCGTTGCCCTCGCCGTCGCCATTTTTTTTGTGCGAGCGGAAGCGGGCGTCGGTGTGCAGGGCGAGGCACAAACCTTCGACGATAGCCTCGACACTCGCGAGTTCATCGTCCCCTGCAGGGGGTATCCAGACTCCGGCGCTCGCCGCCTTGATGGCCTTGAGGGCGCGGGCTCCCTCGCCCACCGCCTGGCGCAGCGCTTCGAGGGTGTACTTCGAGCGCTCCCCCAGGCCGACGAGCACCACCTTGCGCACCGAGGCGGCACTACCGACGCGGACGCTCAATTTCTGGCGGGGTTTGGGCTTGAATTCTTCTTCGGCGATGACTTCGAGCACCACCTGGGCGGCAACCGGATCGAGAGCGCTCAACACCTCCGCCGGAGCCGGTCCATCCTGGAACAGCCCCACCAGCAGAGCGTCTCCCCGATAGTCGCCTGGGGTGATCCGGACTGCTTCAAATTCCATATCTGCCTCCCTCGTTTTTCTTCTCTTCAAATTAACCTGCGGGATACAGTTGAAGCGACGCGGCTGGCATGGGCGATGGCAAGAGGCTGGCTAGTGGCAATTTTGCTGGGTGCGCTGCTCGCCTGGGGTCCGCTCTGGGCGGCGGGCAGCGGCGATGTCAACGGCGACGGCCACTTTGACGAGCAGGATCTGGCGGTCATCGATGCGTACCTGGCGGGAACAGTGCTTCTGGCCGACGAGCAGATCCAGGCGGCGGACGGCGACGGCGATGGCCGGGTGAGCCAGGCCGACCGGGATCTGTTGGAGCAGCGCCTCAAGGAACTGGCCGTCGGTCACGCCCCAGGCCGCATTCAGGCAGAAAGTGCCAACAGCGGTGTCGTCCTCGACAGGGCGACGGGCAAACCGCTCGCCGGGGTCGAGATCGCCCTGCCGGATGAAGGGGTGACGGTGCGCACAGATAGCCAGGGACGCTTTCAGTTGCCCGGTGCCACAAAAGGCAAGATCCTGACGGTCCGGGCGGCAAACTATGCCCCCCAGGCCACTGCGGCTCCCGGCGGCGAGGGCGGCTTTCGGCTCGAACTTGAGCGGCTCTCGCCCAGGCTGGTCGTGCTCGACGACAGCCTGCACCACCTGGGGGACGACAAG harbors:
- a CDS encoding leucyl aminopeptidase, with product MEFEAVRITPGDYRGDALLVGLFQDGPAPAEVLSALDPVAAQVVLEVIAEEEFKPKPRQKLSVRVGSAASVRKVVLVGLGERSKYTLEALRQAVGEGARALKAIKAASAGVWIPPAGDDELASVEAIVEGLCLALHTDARFRSHKKNGDGEGNGSENKLAKVSLIVGGEADFEAAIRKGNILAEGTIFARELVSAPANYVTPTYLAEQAQAIADAGGLTSEILEKEDCERLGMGAYLGVAQGSDMPPKFIHLTYKPAEGTPRKRLAIIGKGLTFDSGGLSIKPAKGMELMKIDMGGAAAALGAARALAQLKPNVEVHFIVAATENMVSGHAIHPGDILTASNGKTIEVDNTDAEGRLTLADALVFAEKLGVDAIVDLATLTGACVVALGNDIAGLLSPNDELASQVRAAGEASGEKFWPLPMEDTYFENMKSVVADMRNTGSRDGGTITAALFLKQFVEKTPWVHLDIAGPVWTEKQRGYLNRGGTGFGVRTLVRFVLAQ
- a CDS encoding dockerin type I domain-containing protein, giving the protein MAILLGALLAWGPLWAAGSGDVNGDGHFDEQDLAVIDAYLAGTVLLADEQIQAADGDGDGRVSQADRDLLEQRLKELAVGHAPGRIQAESANSGVVLDRATGKPLAGVEIALPDEGVTVRTDSQGRFQLPGATKGKILTVRAANYAPQATAAPGGEGGFRLELERLSPRLVVLDDSLHHLGDDKYGYGSANYREFRLRAEGPRLERTFYLDALPEPMRLRVGSIIGLDTAHSVAMGQSALSQFAGSRPDGLRIYLNGRPLQKIYLNGDNLTVRLPPALLRRGANVLRLETHPLQLPGEADDELARVVRLYGLVNYDDIEFAHLLLIDDSAGGRHIRVQGEILPTAVGP